Proteins encoded together in one Catellatospora citrea window:
- a CDS encoding F0F1 ATP synthase subunit epsilon produces the protein MAKLLQVELVAVEEKVWSGQAEMVIARTTEGELGVLPSHAPLLGQLANPGGVRIILPGGEERAYDVHGGFLSVTTEGVTVLAETATPVAPAARH, from the coding sequence GTGGCCAAGCTGCTCCAGGTCGAGCTCGTCGCCGTCGAGGAGAAGGTCTGGTCCGGGCAGGCCGAGATGGTCATCGCCCGCACCACCGAGGGCGAGCTGGGCGTGCTGCCCAGCCACGCGCCGCTGCTCGGCCAACTGGCCAACCCGGGCGGGGTGCGCATCATCCTCCCCGGCGGCGAGGAGAGGGCCTACGACGTCCACGGCGGCTTCCTGTCGGTCACGACCGAGGGCGTGACGGTCCTGGCGGAGACCGCGACCCCGGTCGCCCCGGCCGCGCGCCACTGA
- a CDS encoding DUF2550 domain-containing protein, which translates to MRSLLEVVAIGLVVLLALLAGLFVRREVFARGHGTVELYLRLRQTAGGRGWAPGFAQFRGDELRWYRMFSLSPRPRRTLSRRDLKVIARRAPSEEESVLVPADWVVLQCADSRAQVEIAMPLHTVTGFLSWLEAAAPYST; encoded by the coding sequence ATGAGGTCGCTGCTCGAAGTAGTCGCCATCGGCCTCGTCGTCCTGCTCGCCCTGCTGGCGGGCCTCTTCGTGCGCCGCGAGGTGTTCGCGCGCGGCCACGGCACCGTCGAGCTCTACCTCCGGCTGCGGCAGACGGCCGGAGGCCGCGGCTGGGCGCCCGGCTTCGCCCAGTTCCGCGGCGACGAGCTGCGCTGGTACCGGATGTTCAGCCTCTCCCCGCGCCCCCGCCGCACGCTCTCGCGCCGCGACCTGAAGGTGATCGCCCGACGCGCGCCCAGCGAGGAGGAGTCGGTGCTGGTGCCCGCCGACTGGGTGGTGCTGCAGTGCGCCGACTCGCGGGCCCAGGTGGAGATCGCCATGCCGCTGCACACGGTCACCGGCTTCCTCTCCTGGCTCGAAGCCGCCGCCCCCTACTCGACATAG
- a CDS encoding ABC transporter permease: MSELAAAAQDVWVTARRGLLRGRREPRLLVLPLLQPVLFMLLFGVVLSGVVAVPGVASYPGFLAPGLLVQAVAITAGLAAVGVAQDVRGGVVDRFRTLPVPASAVLFGRTAADLVRIAMTAAVAAATGVIAGWRVHSGPAAAAAGFLLVLTFGYAVTWLSVVVGLSVRGPGAARVLVPVCLIPLTFVSNVLAPPDTMPSWLRPLAEANPVSVVVTALRLLWGNEPAGSGATPPSAYPLALTWIAAALLLAIPLALHRYRRAPAP; encoded by the coding sequence ATGAGCGAGTTGGCGGCGGCGGCGCAGGACGTGTGGGTCACGGCCCGGCGCGGGCTGCTGCGCGGCCGGCGGGAGCCGCGCCTGCTGGTGCTGCCCCTGCTGCAACCCGTGCTGTTCATGCTGCTGTTCGGCGTGGTGCTGAGCGGCGTGGTCGCGGTGCCGGGGGTGGCCTCCTATCCCGGGTTCCTGGCCCCGGGCCTGCTCGTGCAGGCGGTCGCGATCACCGCCGGGCTGGCCGCGGTGGGCGTCGCGCAGGACGTGCGCGGCGGCGTGGTCGACCGGTTCCGCACGCTGCCCGTGCCCGCCTCCGCGGTGCTGTTCGGGCGTACCGCGGCGGACCTGGTCCGGATCGCGATGACGGCGGCGGTCGCGGCGGCGACGGGGGTGATCGCGGGCTGGCGCGTGCACAGCGGCCCCGCTGCGGCCGCGGCGGGCTTCCTGCTGGTCCTGACCTTCGGGTACGCCGTCACGTGGCTGTCCGTGGTCGTGGGACTGTCCGTACGCGGCCCTGGCGCGGCCCGGGTGCTGGTGCCGGTGTGCCTGATCCCGTTGACGTTCGTGTCGAACGTGCTGGCGCCGCCGGACACCATGCCGTCGTGGCTGCGCCCGCTCGCCGAGGCGAACCCCGTCTCCGTCGTCGTCACGGCGCTGCGCCTGCTGTGGGGCAACGAACCCGCGGGTTCCGGCGCGACCCCGCCCTCGGCGTACCCGCTGGCGTTGACCTGGATCGCCGCGGCCCTGCTGCTCGCGATCCCGCTCGCCCTGCACCGCTACCGCCGCGCGCCGGCACCCTGA
- a CDS encoding ATP-binding cassette domain-containing protein, with product MAAAIVAEGLVKRYGSVTALAGLSLSVPEGTVLGLLGPDRAGKTTAVRIMATLLRPDAGSCLVNGVDVLSRPRWARQDIGMCGQRPAVDDFLTGFENLEQLGRLHRLGRRRARVRAEELLERFHLSEAAHRPVRCYPAGMRRRLDLAAALVNAPPVVLLDEPTAGLDQRSRLGIWDVISERVRAGTTLLLATRHLDEADELADQIVVLDRGHVLTRGTPDELTRHIGGDRLQVVLGNRAETQVAEDILNRVCGGRAVVFLDQHLVQAPVVAGTPALVELVRRLDAAGVEPVDIGIHRASLDDVFRKLTGQAATPTLADEEARA from the coding sequence ATGGCCGCTGCGATCGTCGCGGAAGGGCTGGTCAAGCGGTACGGCTCGGTGACCGCCCTGGCCGGCCTGTCCCTGAGCGTGCCGGAGGGCACCGTGCTGGGCCTGCTCGGACCGGATCGGGCCGGCAAGACCACCGCGGTGCGGATCATGGCCACCCTGCTGCGCCCCGACGCGGGCAGCTGCCTGGTCAACGGCGTCGACGTGCTGTCCCGCCCGCGCTGGGCACGCCAGGACATCGGCATGTGCGGGCAGCGCCCGGCCGTCGACGACTTCCTCACCGGCTTCGAGAACCTGGAGCAGCTCGGCCGCCTGCACCGGCTCGGCCGGCGGCGGGCCCGGGTGCGGGCCGAGGAGCTGCTGGAGCGGTTCCACCTGAGCGAGGCCGCGCACCGGCCCGTGCGCTGCTACCCGGCCGGTATGCGCCGCCGGCTCGACCTGGCCGCCGCGCTGGTGAACGCGCCGCCCGTGGTCCTGCTCGACGAGCCCACCGCCGGGCTGGACCAGCGCAGCCGGCTGGGCATCTGGGACGTGATCAGCGAACGGGTACGCGCCGGCACGACCCTGCTGCTGGCGACCCGGCACCTGGACGAGGCCGACGAGCTCGCCGATCAGATCGTGGTGCTCGACCGCGGCCACGTGCTCACCCGCGGCACGCCGGACGAGCTGACCCGGCACATCGGCGGCGACCGGCTGCAGGTGGTGCTGGGCAACCGGGCCGAGACCCAGGTCGCCGAGGACATCCTGAACCGGGTCTGCGGCGGCCGGGCCGTGGTCTTCCTGGATCAGCACCTGGTCCAGGCGCCGGTCGTGGCGGGCACCCCGGCCCTGGTCGAACTGGTCCGCCGGCTCGACGCGGCGGGCGTCGAACCGGTCGACATCGGCATCCACCGGGCCAGCCTCGACGACGTGTTCCGCAAGCTCACCGGCCAGGCCGCCACCCCGACCCTGGCCGACGAGGAAGCCCGCGCATGA
- a CDS encoding VOC family protein, which produces MSLHHVEVWVPDLAATERSWGWLLTELGWVEHQRWDAGVSWRHGTAYVVFESSPDLVGDRHERRAPGLNHLALHAGSPADVDRLVAAAGEHGWRLLFADRHPHAGGPDSYAAYLEDTQGYEVELVATR; this is translated from the coding sequence GTGAGCCTGCACCACGTCGAGGTGTGGGTGCCGGACCTGGCGGCGACCGAGCGTTCCTGGGGCTGGCTGCTGACCGAGCTGGGCTGGGTCGAGCACCAGCGCTGGGACGCCGGGGTCTCCTGGCGGCACGGCACGGCGTACGTCGTCTTCGAGAGTTCGCCCGACCTGGTCGGCGACCGGCACGAGCGGCGCGCACCCGGGCTGAACCACCTGGCGCTGCACGCGGGGTCTCCCGCCGACGTGGACCGGCTGGTCGCGGCGGCGGGCGAGCACGGCTGGCGGCTGCTGTTCGCCGACCGGCACCCGCACGCGGGCGGCCCGGACAGCTACGCGGCATACCTGGAGGACACCCAGGGCTACGAGGTCGAACTGGTCGCGACCCGGTAA
- a CDS encoding cob(I)yrinic acid a,c-diamide adenosyltransferase has translation MAVHLTRIYTRTGDAGTTALGNGERVDKTDPRITAYADVDECNAALGVALALGNLADDVRNVLTLIQNDLFDVGADLCNPITPDPKYPPLRVTQDYVTRLEGWCDEFNARLTKLDSFILPGGSPGAALLHVARTTARRAERSSFALLSVDAERTGPLPAQYLNRLSDLLFILGRVANSDGTADVKWVPGANR, from the coding sequence ATGGCTGTTCACCTCACCCGCATCTACACCAGGACCGGCGACGCCGGCACCACCGCGCTCGGCAACGGCGAGCGCGTGGACAAGACCGATCCGCGCATCACCGCGTACGCCGATGTGGACGAGTGCAACGCCGCCTTGGGGGTGGCGCTCGCTCTGGGCAACCTAGCCGATGATGTGCGCAACGTGCTGACCCTCATCCAGAACGATCTGTTCGACGTGGGCGCCGACCTGTGCAACCCGATCACCCCCGATCCGAAGTACCCGCCGCTGCGCGTCACGCAGGACTACGTCACCCGCCTGGAAGGCTGGTGCGACGAGTTCAACGCACGACTGACCAAGCTGGATTCTTTTATCCTGCCGGGGGGTTCGCCGGGTGCGGCCCTGCTGCACGTCGCGCGAACCACCGCCCGGCGCGCGGAACGTTCCTCGTTCGCGCTGCTGAGCGTGGACGCGGAGCGCACCGGCCCGCTGCCCGCACAGTATCTCAACCGGCTCTCCGATCTGCTGTTCATCCTCGGAAGAGTCGCCAATTCCGATGGCACGGCCGACGTGAAGTGGGTGCCCGGGGCCAACCGGTGA